The proteins below are encoded in one region of Drosophila santomea strain STO CAGO 1482 chromosome 2R, Prin_Dsan_1.1, whole genome shotgun sequence:
- the LOC120445860 gene encoding putative inorganic phosphate cotransporter isoform X1 gives MKLLCCGGSNGTMDMEAKNSTKEDEAVGKHSGLGIRHFQIFLLFCALTVAYALRVNLSVAVVAMTDAASVNPDFPEYDWSEQTKSLLLSSFFWGYVITQVPAGQLARKYGGKVMILSGLAVCSVLNILTPICARIGGWQLVCALRVVEGLCQGVVFPSTHTILSQWAPPKERATLGTFAYSGNQFGTIIMLATSGVIAASPIGWPSIFYISGGIGCVWAVVYFFYGAGSPQECKSISAEERKLIEMSQADEVSSDQEQPKELLPTPWLSFFTSPAFLVLIVAHSVHNWGFWTLLTEIPSYMKNILNKDIKSNALLSALPYVCMFAMSFVFSSISAQLNNRNCISRVTSRKLFNSIGLWVPMVTLIGLAYVNPDQSEVAVVLLCFTVGMNGATYLGFNMNHIDLSPNFAGILMGITNGVANIMSIIAPLIVGFIVTNEHDPEQWRIVFFIAAAFYLVGNTLFVIFGKANVQPWNDPPAKPRRNSTPQVESQH, from the exons ATGAAGCTCTTGTGTTGCGGTGGCAGCAATGGAACCATGGACATGGAGGCCAAAAACTCCACAAAAGAGGATGAGGCTGTGGGCAAAC ACTCCGGCTTGGGCATCCGCCACTTCCAGATCTTCCTGCTCTTCTGCGCCCTCACGGTGGCCTATGCCCTCCGAGTAAACCTCTCCGTGGCTGTGGTGGCCATGACCGATGCCGCGTCCGTGAATCCCGATTTTCCC GAGTACGATTGGTCGGAGCAGACAAAATCCCTGCTGCTGAGTAGTTTCTTCTGGGGCTATGTGATCACCCAGGTGCCGGCGGGTCAATTGGCCAGGAAATATGGCGGCAAGGTGATGATCCTGTCGGGACTGGCCGTCTGCTCAGTCCTGAACATCCTGACACCCATTTGCGCAAGGATCGGAGGCTGGCAGCTGGTCTGCGCTTTGCGTGTGGTGGAGGGTCTGTGCCAGGGAGTGGTCTTTCCCTCCACCCACACGATCCTCTCCCAATGGGCACCGCCCAAGGAGAGAGCCACGTTGGGCACCTTTGCCTACTCGGGTAACCAGTTCGGAACGATCATCATGCTGGCCACCAGTGGAGTAATTGCAGCATCGCCCATCGGGTGGCCCAGCATCTTCTATATCTCTGGAGGAATTGGATGCGTGTGGGCGGTGGTGTACTTCTTCTATGGCGCAGGATCGCCACAAGAGTGCAAGAGCATCTCGGCTGAGGAGAGGAAGCTGATCGAGATGTCGCAGGCCGACGAGGTATCCAGTGACCAGGAGCAGCCGAAGGAGCTGTTGCCCACGCCCTGGCTGAGCTTCTTTACGTCACCCGCCTTCCTCGTACTGATCGTCGCCCACTCGGTGCACAACTGGGGTTTCTGGACCCTTCTCACCGAGATCCCCAGCTACATGAAGAACATCCTTAACAAGGACATCAAGTCGAATGCTCTCCTCTCCGCGCTGCCCTACGTATGCATGTTCGCCATGTCCTTTGTATTCTCATCGATATCCGCCCAGTTGAACAACCGAAACTGCATTTCAAGAGTTACGAGCAGGAAGCTCTTCAACTCCATTGGTCTGTGGGTTCCCATGGTCACCTTGATTGGCTTGGCCTACGTGAACCCAGATCAGTCCGAGGTGGCTGTGGTCCTTCTCTGCTTTACCGTGGGCATGAACGGAGCCACCTACCTGGGCTTCAACATGAACCACATCGATCTGTCGCCCAACTTCGCTGGCATCCTCATGGGCATCACCAACGGTGTGGCCAACATCATGAGCATCATTGCCCCGCTGATCGTCGGATTCATTGTCACAAATGAG CACGATCCCGAGCAGTGGCGCATTGTGTTCTTCATTGCGGCCGCCTTCTACCTGGTGGGCAATACTCTGTTTGTGATCTTCGGCAAGGCGAATGTCCAGCCGTGGAACGATCCTCCGGCGAAGCCTCGTCGCAACTCCACGCCCCAGGTGGAGTCGCAGCACTAG
- the LOC120445860 gene encoding putative inorganic phosphate cotransporter isoform X2, producing the protein MVTTVKNRRFEDEDSGLGIRHFQIFLLFCALTVAYALRVNLSVAVVAMTDAASVNPDFPEYDWSEQTKSLLLSSFFWGYVITQVPAGQLARKYGGKVMILSGLAVCSVLNILTPICARIGGWQLVCALRVVEGLCQGVVFPSTHTILSQWAPPKERATLGTFAYSGNQFGTIIMLATSGVIAASPIGWPSIFYISGGIGCVWAVVYFFYGAGSPQECKSISAEERKLIEMSQADEVSSDQEQPKELLPTPWLSFFTSPAFLVLIVAHSVHNWGFWTLLTEIPSYMKNILNKDIKSNALLSALPYVCMFAMSFVFSSISAQLNNRNCISRVTSRKLFNSIGLWVPMVTLIGLAYVNPDQSEVAVVLLCFTVGMNGATYLGFNMNHIDLSPNFAGILMGITNGVANIMSIIAPLIVGFIVTNEHDPEQWRIVFFIAAAFYLVGNTLFVIFGKANVQPWNDPPAKPRRNSTPQVESQH; encoded by the exons ATGGTTACCACTGTGAAGAATCGTCGCTTTGAGGATGAAG ACTCCGGCTTGGGCATCCGCCACTTCCAGATCTTCCTGCTCTTCTGCGCCCTCACGGTGGCCTATGCCCTCCGAGTAAACCTCTCCGTGGCTGTGGTGGCCATGACCGATGCCGCGTCCGTGAATCCCGATTTTCCC GAGTACGATTGGTCGGAGCAGACAAAATCCCTGCTGCTGAGTAGTTTCTTCTGGGGCTATGTGATCACCCAGGTGCCGGCGGGTCAATTGGCCAGGAAATATGGCGGCAAGGTGATGATCCTGTCGGGACTGGCCGTCTGCTCAGTCCTGAACATCCTGACACCCATTTGCGCAAGGATCGGAGGCTGGCAGCTGGTCTGCGCTTTGCGTGTGGTGGAGGGTCTGTGCCAGGGAGTGGTCTTTCCCTCCACCCACACGATCCTCTCCCAATGGGCACCGCCCAAGGAGAGAGCCACGTTGGGCACCTTTGCCTACTCGGGTAACCAGTTCGGAACGATCATCATGCTGGCCACCAGTGGAGTAATTGCAGCATCGCCCATCGGGTGGCCCAGCATCTTCTATATCTCTGGAGGAATTGGATGCGTGTGGGCGGTGGTGTACTTCTTCTATGGCGCAGGATCGCCACAAGAGTGCAAGAGCATCTCGGCTGAGGAGAGGAAGCTGATCGAGATGTCGCAGGCCGACGAGGTATCCAGTGACCAGGAGCAGCCGAAGGAGCTGTTGCCCACGCCCTGGCTGAGCTTCTTTACGTCACCCGCCTTCCTCGTACTGATCGTCGCCCACTCGGTGCACAACTGGGGTTTCTGGACCCTTCTCACCGAGATCCCCAGCTACATGAAGAACATCCTTAACAAGGACATCAAGTCGAATGCTCTCCTCTCCGCGCTGCCCTACGTATGCATGTTCGCCATGTCCTTTGTATTCTCATCGATATCCGCCCAGTTGAACAACCGAAACTGCATTTCAAGAGTTACGAGCAGGAAGCTCTTCAACTCCATTGGTCTGTGGGTTCCCATGGTCACCTTGATTGGCTTGGCCTACGTGAACCCAGATCAGTCCGAGGTGGCTGTGGTCCTTCTCTGCTTTACCGTGGGCATGAACGGAGCCACCTACCTGGGCTTCAACATGAACCACATCGATCTGTCGCCCAACTTCGCTGGCATCCTCATGGGCATCACCAACGGTGTGGCCAACATCATGAGCATCATTGCCCCGCTGATCGTCGGATTCATTGTCACAAATGAG CACGATCCCGAGCAGTGGCGCATTGTGTTCTTCATTGCGGCCGCCTTCTACCTGGTGGGCAATACTCTGTTTGTGATCTTCGGCAAGGCGAATGTCCAGCCGTGGAACGATCCTCCGGCGAAGCCTCGTCGCAACTCCACGCCCCAGGTGGAGTCGCAGCACTAG
- the LOC120445744 gene encoding putative inorganic phosphate cotransporter translates to MTTALTMVKTGGKYANEKFIGVRHVQCILCFFCLAMSYAWRVNLSVALVAMTDNSTALAQNTTDPKAPSSEPGFDFFNSERYYNFTQKEKGSLQASFFFGYIVTQVPGGYIAQRYGAKTMLMYGLGIAAMITMLSPMSLQFGWVALAVMRFVMGLAQGAVHPATHALLAKWSPAEERGMLGTLCYSGAQFGTVVMLATSGFIADSVLGWPSIFYLGGACGFIWMVFWYLFSASTPEEHRLISAGELKYITDSRSDGKMQSAEKLAPTPWKAIFSSLPFLSLLVVHCTHMFGYWLLLMQIPTYMKNIYHVDIKQGALLSSLPYMVMLLLSFFFVWLSKVLQKKEGMSLSFNRKIFNSIGHWIPMLSLIALGYVPANNAALAVTLLTLTVGISGATYLGFQVNHIDLSPNYAGTLMGITNCAANVMSGIAPVIVGQIVVDETSVTEWRLVFLLAAAFYFLGNLLFVIFGRTEVQWWDSPRDNKEDAEQGTPLAPNGQVK, encoded by the exons ATGACAACTGCATTGACCATGGTGAAAACGGGTGGTAAATACGCCAACG AGAAATTCATTGGGGTGAGGCATGTGCAGTGCATCCTGTGCTTCTTCTGCCTCGCGATGAGCTACGCCTGGCGGGTGAACCTCAGTGTGGCCCTGGTGGCCATGACGGACAACAGCACCGCCCTGGCTCAGAACACCACCGATCCCAAGGCGCCCTCCAGCGAGCCCGGCTTTGACTTCTTTAATTCGGAG CGCTACTACAACTTCACCCAGAAGGAGAAGGGCAGCCTGCAGGCCAGCTTCTTCTTTGGCTACATCGTAACCCAGGTGCCCGGTGGCTATATCGCCCAGCGCTATGGAGCCAAGACCATGCTGATGTACGGATTGGGTATAGCCGCCATGATCACGATGCTCTCGCCGATGTCCCTGCAATTCGGATGGGTGGCCCTTGCTGTGATGCGATTCGTGATGGGCCTGGCCCAGGGTGCAGTGCATCCGGCCACGCATgcgctgttggccaagtgGTCGCCGGCGGAGGAGCGAGGAATGCTGGGAACACTCTGCTACTCGGGCGCCCAGTTTGGAACGGTGGTGATGCTGGCCACTAGTGGCTTCATCGCCGACTCCGTCTTGGGATGGCCGAGTATCTTCTATTTGGGCGGAGCATGCGGCTTTATTTGGATGGTCTTCTGGTACCTGTTCTCGGCCAGCACTCCGGAGGAACACCGTCTGATTTCGGCCGGCGAACTGAAGTACATTACGGACTCGCGTAGCGATGGCAAGATGCAATCCGCCGAGAAACTGGCGCCCACGCCCTGGAAGGCCATCTTTAGTTCCCTGCCCTTCCTTTCCCTCCTGGTGGTGCACTGCACCCACATGTTCGGCTACTGGCTCCTGCTCATGCAGATCCCCACGTACATGAAGAATATCTACCACGTGGACATCAAGCAGGGTGCGCTGCTCTCCTCCCTTCCCTACATGGTCATGCTGCTCCTGAGCTTCTTCTTCGTCTGGCTATCCAAGGTGCTCCAGAAGAAGGAGGGCATGTCGCTGTCCTTCAACCGCAAGATCTTCAACAGCATTGGCCATTGGATACCGATGCTCTCGCTGATCGCTTTGGGTTATGTGCCGGCTAATAATGCTGCACTGGCGGTAACGCTGCTCACCTTGACGGTGGGCATCAGTGGAGCCACCTATCTGGGCTTCCAGGTGAACCACATCGATCTGTCCCCGAATTACGCCGGAACACTGATGGGCATTACGAACTGTGCAGCGAACGTGATGAGTGGAATCGCACCAGTGATCGTGGGACAGATTGTCGTTGATGAG ACAAGCGTAACTGAGTGGCGATTGGTGTTCCTGCTGGCTGCCGCCTTCTACTTCTTGGGCAATCTTCTCTTCGTCATATTTGGACGCACGGAGGTGCAATGGTGGGACTCCCCACGCGACAATAAGGAGGATGCGGAGCAGGGCACGCCACTGGCGCCCAATGGCCAGGTCAAATAG
- the LOC120445220 gene encoding putative inorganic phosphate cotransporter, with the protein MLSAVLCLDASSIHSKPPLAKNPTHHLSWLRGRHGTCNMVLGCLPCCNHNGYQQIGNTGPRFGVRHLQCVLVFFGLAVAYSLRVNLSVAIVAMTDRNASNPDFPEFDWNESTKSYLLSSFFWGYVVTQIPGGYLSAIYGAKYMLFYGVLICSCLALLTPFCAVSGGWKLVVVLRAVQGLCQGVIFPSTHTFLSKWAPAEERGRLVGYTYSGSQFGTVVMLSVSGYIASSSLGWPSTFYIPGCVGIIWSFVWLSLCSSTPAQHPTITPNERRFIESSGQARRTSDAGREEQTRPPTPWWSIFTSVPFLVLVLAHCASNWGFWTLLTEIPSFMKNVLGMDIKHNGPLSALPYFAMILLTCVFIWLSDALKQRGTVIPLGFSRKFFNTLGMWLPMLALIGLGYITEGEANVRLAIGLLTVAVGTNSATYLGFHVNHIDLSPNYAGTLMGITNCAANFMSILAPLIVGLIVWDETNPAQWRVVFFFTACVYFVGNLLFMLFGRTRVQPWNSRPTTRTPTPGGEGERDEGTETRGPLLDA; encoded by the exons ATGTTATCAGCTGTGTTATGTTTAGACGCTAGTTCCATCCATTCCAAGCCGCCCCTCGCAAAGAATCCAACACATCACCTGAGTTGGCTACGTGGAAGACACGGCACCTGCAACATGGTGCTGGGATGCCTGCCATGCTGTAATCACAATGGCTACCAGCAGATCGGGAACACTG GTCCTCGGTTCGGAGTGCGTCATCTGCAGTGCGTCCTGGTGTTCTTCGGACTGGCCGTGGCCTATTCCCTTCGTGTGAATCTCTCTGTGGCCATTGTGGCCATGACCGATCGCAATGCCAGCAATCCGGATTTTCCT GAATTCGACTGGAACGAGAGTACAAAATCGTACCTGCTAAGCAGCTTCTTCTGGGGCTACGTGGTCACCCAAATTCCTGGAGGCTACTTGTCCGCCATTTATGGCGCCAAGTACATGCTCTTCTACGGCGTGCTCATCTGTTCCTGTTTGGCACTGCTAACACCCTTTTGCGCCGTAAGCGGTGGCTGGAAACTGGTAGTGGTGCTCCGTGCGGTCCAAGGACTCTGCCAGGGCGTCATATTCCCCTCGACACATACGTTCCTATCGAAGTGGGCGCCGGCAGAAGAGCGTGGGCGTCTGGTGGGCTACACCTACTCGGGCTCCCAGTTTGGAACCGTCGTAATGCTGTCAGTCAGCGGGTACATCGCCTCATCCTCATTGGGCTGGCCCAGCACCTTTTACATACCCGGATGCGTTGGTATCATTTGGTCATTCGTGTGGCTTTCGTTATGTTCCAGTACGCCGGCGCAACATCCAACGATAACGCCAAATGAGCGAAGGTTCATTGAATCCTCTGGACAGGCGAGAAGAACTTCGGATGCAGGCCGCGAGGAACAGACACGTCCGCCGACTCCATGGTGGAGCATCTTCACCTCCGTACCATTCCTAGTGCTCGTTCTGGCGCATTGTGCTAGCAACTGGGGCTTCTGGACTTTGCTAACGGAGATTCCATCCTTTATGAAGAACGTACTTGGCATGGACATCAAGCATAATGGACCGCTTTCAGCGCTACCCTACTTCGCCATGATCCTGCTTACCTGTGTCTTCATCTGGCTGTCAGATGCACTGAAACAAAGGGGCACAGTAATACCCTTGGGATTCTCCAGAAAGTTCTTCAATACACTGGGAATGTGGCTTCCCATGCTGGCACTTATTGGACTGGGATACATCACCGAGGGTGAGGCCAATGTCCGGCTGGCCATTGGTTTACTCACCGTTGCGGTGGGTACCAACTCGGCCACTTATCTGGGCTTCCATGTAAACCACATCGATTTGTCACCGAACTATGCGGGTACACTGATGGGCATTACAAATTGTGCGGCCAATTTTATGAGCATACTGGCACCGCTGATTGTAGGGCTAATTGTCTGGGATGAG ACAAATCCGGCGCAATGGCGAGTAGTATTCTTTTTCACCGCTTGTGTTTACTTTGTTGGGAATCTGCTGTTTATGCTATTTGGACGCACAAGGGTTCAACCGTGGAACAGTCGCCCTACAACGAGAACTCCAACGCctggaggagaaggagaacgCGATGAAGGTACTGAGACTAGAGGTCCGCTCCTGGACGCGTAA
- the LOC120445219 gene encoding mucin-5AC: protein MKRGMQLTAAWLCLLATASLAQNQESSSKWSRQLENVATSDTDSLDWVPLAQPLDGSKDRTGNGRVLTYSQTFPPSARFGDLTKPGSQFDYPFQFQRYPNGAGQALPLRQAPPPPPATLKASGVGGQEPTSQSFFKFEMPFHSNSEGQAQAPPTLQTGYQIQHTFGAGAPGFPSPSQLFSPPSLFGQQQSQPFGSEFHSLGSQKPLAQALNKPLHQQNYIQDILPPKTLGKPLPTQASLQSVTPQVFPVDPEPDTLFGSNKAAPSSAPTSSRDQDVQLLYVPYDTLYNQQRQQAGSGSNSNFEVNKFNVNPGLPAVNPYQINQFYTQDPSVGSDFFSSGTTTRPSTTTSLPQSIFQNYRQPQPQLQSQTQTQFTTAKPKPKAHQPPLAMFLLRSSSRPSQSDVVAALRSAHSISVIDSPTKQTPEIFVGPAGMPIPDGYVKFDLPYLSQLTSSRDLSDVSFFVAPLSYRTPNGFNKILLPEPHVGSIVINRAKDIAASQQISPAPRPQRPYASVSSTRNPFETTTQSQSQAQGQVPERGNKFSYYYVQDGIQEVSSPKAPVKQERHKKKRPQNVQVQQQQQQQQSIYRPSPTKAQSQDPFDSLNQIGGDDFFKTLGSKPTTSSTSSTSTTTTTSTTSTTATPQSLFTYSTRPQIEFPGSSGQLYPQYVQQPVQEPLPRLTTRPPTSSTAEEEHRMKQYFRQQDAFRQRPHTTNPPFEYTPSTADYEAPLPTTTTTQRIKTKHRVNQYTPAAVPVTTSDVGYNSVIQQGPLNHRPSYSQAQNEILENSNVEYEPNPYHVPSELPPLTPDIPGLVNNLQEKDKLQPPIPTTPLAEPEPETRPTRRPVLRTRKPAVTKVTSSVSYSESESSGKQPTHRIRRPYSSRGTTAPDASTGSGDGGEELAVTPTRRPTSARNPLIRNPNRIRYRPTTEERQTLKTKTRKGSKNGKPQEDQDIDYQRDVLKQNYPVFKASSRRPTSPTAIPSSYDVQATTEGPASESQQVYTVTPSNSIDGGNEQSVFPANLLEPMQIAQHYQEFSKDNYGPGYFPNQEDLNPTEAIVRNEVSPIYTTLATTTPSTTTTTTTTTTTEAPLTTTTRRSPFVRRNYPRLRTTTTTETPATSTTPSEERPSIRSRLPPRRVVKVRQRQRRPAHPASSSTVAPEEESEPVTQKSHLRKLSRYNNQETREKEATVAPITHRRRYKQPFQLEGQESQWSPSSETANSNSNSNSFKPLSPKYKTETHNFESEPEIVTAGPTNQPETFDVNVAADLGGSAIQRTTIMAPNLKPEKSFAELLEEVMGKAPEESTTETTSTTFSRLNRRGKWQKKNRLSGSDNSENFETAESQNLGPQLYNALQAASEKVELPKTTTPLTPTTELQTESSVATTTVASPTTPEEYEVTTALDIEEATITSTLPLSEESATRRMDTAADVDDLEVQPSIFSEVKKQLHDLFAIEESEGEAVTAALAAVGKRRQEYTSILRTSPATPPETTTLAPTDEATTTEATVAESKRDSFHKDLMEHVVYATSTSTKVTSETEICYRGRCIRSEDLPANHKLQ from the exons ATGAAGCGAGGCATGCAACTCACCGCCGCCTGGCTGTGCTTATTGGCCACGGCTAGTCTGGCTCAAAACCAAGAGTCCTCCTCCAAATGGTCGCGTCAACTGGAGAATGTGGCCACATCCGATACGGACTCCCTGGACTGGGTGCCCCTGGCCCAGCCGCTGGATGGCAGCAAGGATCGCACGGGCAATGGACGTGTGCTGACCTACTCGCAGACCTTTCCGCCCAGCGCACGATTCGGTGATCTGACCAAGCCGGGCTCCCAGTTCGACTATCCCTTCCAGTTCCAGCGCTATCCCAATGGAGCGGGCCAGGCTCTGCCGCTACGACAGgcgccaccaccgcctcccGCTACGCTAAAGGCCTCTGGAGTTGGTGGTCAGGAGCCCACCTCGCAGTCCTTCTTCAAGTTCGAGATGCCCTTCCACAGCAACAGTGAGGGACAGGCTCAGGCACCACCCACTCTTCAAACGGGCTACCAGATTCAGCACACCTTTGGAGCAGGAGCGCCAGGATTCCCAAGTCCCTCGCAGCTCTTCAGTCCGCCATCGCTCTTCGGACAACAGCAGAGCCAACCTTTTGGCTCCGAATTCCACTCGCTGGGTTCGCAAAAGCCCTTGGCCCAGGCTCTAAACAAGCCACTCCATCAGCAAAACTACATCCAGGACATTCTTCCTCCGAAAACACTGGGAAAACCCTTACCCACTCAAGCTTCACTGCAGAGTGTGACCCCACAAGTGTTTCCCGTGGATCCCGAACCGGATACGCTCTTCGGATCGAACAAGGCTGCTCCGTCGTCGGCGCCAACTTCCTCCCGAGATCAGGATGTCCAGCTGCTCTATGTGCCCTACGATACCCTGTACAACCAGCAGCGTCAGCAAGCGGGTTCCGGATCGAACTCCAACTTCGAGGTGAACAAGTTCAATGTGAATCCCGGTCTGCCCGCTGTGAATCCCTATCAGATCAACCAGTTCTACACCCAGGATCCCAGTGTGGGCAGTGATTTCTTTAGCTCTGGCACGACCACAAgacccagcaccaccaccagcctGCCGCAGAGCATCTTCCAAAACTATAGACAGCCACAGCCTCAGCTGCAATCGCAGACGCAGACGCAATTCACCACAGCGAAGCCCAAGCCGAAGGCCCATCAGCCTCCGTTGGCCATGTTTCTGTTGCGATCCAGCTCTCGTCCCTCCCAATCGGATGTGGTTGCTGCGCTGCGGAGTGCGCACAGCATCTCCGTAATTGATTCCCCCACCAAGCAGACACCGGAAATCTTTGTGGGCCCAGCTGGCATGCCCATTCCCGATGGCTATGTGAAGTTCGATCTGCCCTATCTGTCGCAGCTCACCTCCAGTCGCGATTTGAGTGATGTCTCCTTCTTTGTGGCGCCCTTGAGTTACCGCACACCCAACGGTTTCAATAAGATCCTGCTTCCAGAACCCCATGTGGGTTCTATTGTGATTAACCGGGCAAAGGATATCGCTGCCAGCCAGCAAATATCACCTGCTCCGCGTCCCCAACGTCCGTATGCCAGCGTTAGTAGTACCCGCAATCCATTCGAGACTACCACTCAATCGCAGAGCCAGGCTCAAGGCCAAGTTCCGGAGCGGGGCAACAAGTTCAGCTACTATTATGTGCAGGATGGCATCCAGGAGGTAAGCTCGCCCAAGGCTCCCGTCAAGCAGGAGAGGCACAAGAAGAAGCGACCCCAGAATGTccaggtgcagcagcagcagcagcagcaacagtccATCTACCGTCCCTCGCCAACCAAAGCCCAAAGTCAGGATCCCTTCGATTCGCTCAACCAAATTGGAGGCGATGACTTCTTCAAGACCCTGGGCAGCAAACCAACCACCAGTTCCACTTCCAGCACTTCCACGACCACCACCACATCCACCACTTCGACGACGGCTACTCCGCAATCTCTGTTCACCTACAGCACGCGACCACAGATCGAGTTCCCCGGCTCCAGTGGCCAATTGTATCCACAGTATGTTCAGCAACCGGTGCAAGAGCCACTTCCACGTCTAACCACCCGTCCTCCAACTTCGTCCACGGCTGAGGAGGAGCACCGCATGAAACAGTACTTCCGGCAACAGGATGCCTTCCGCCAACGTCCTCACACCACAAATCCTCCCTTCGAATACACTCCTAGCACTGCAGACTATGAGGCTCCTCTGCCCACGACCACCACAACCCAGAGGATCAAGACCAAGCACAGGGTGAACCAGTACACACCCGCTGCCGTTCCTGTGACCACATCGGATGTGGGCTATAACAGCGTGATTCAGCAGGGGCCACTTAACCATCGCCCTAGCTATAGCCAAGCTCAGAACGAGATTCTGGAGAACAGCAATGTTGAGTACGAACCCAATCCCTACCATGTGCCCTCGGAGCTGCCGCCTCTGACTCCGGATATTCCCGGACTGGTTAACAATCTGCAGGAGAAGGACAAGTTGCAGCCACCAATTCCGACCACTCCTTTGGCCGAACCGGAACCGGAAACGCGACCCACCAGGAGACCAGTGCTGCGCACTCGTAAGCCAGCGGTGACCAAGGTTACCTCCTCTGTTTCCTATTCGGAATCCGAGTCCAGTGGCAAACAGCCCACTCACCGCATCAGGAGGCCATACAGCAGCCGAGGAACCACCGCCCCAGATGCCTCCACCGGCAGCGGAGATGGTGGCGAGGAATTAGCAGTGACCCCCACTCGTCGTCCTACCAGTGCCCGGAACCCACTCATCCGCAATCCCAACCGCATCCGCTACAGGCCCACAACGGAGGAGCGCCAAACTCTGAAGACCAAGACCAGGAAAGGCTCGAAGAACGGCAAGCCACAGGAAGATCAGGACATTGATTACCAGCGGGATGTGCTCAAGCAGAACTATCCGGTATTCAAGGCCTCATCCAGACGACCCACCAGTCCCACCGCCATTCCCAGCTCCTACGATGTACAGGCCACCACCGAAGGACCCGCATCGGAGTCCCAGCAAGTGTACACGGTGACCCCGAGCAACAGCATCGATGGTGGCAACGAGCAGAGCGTCTTCCCCGCCAATCTCTTGGAACCCATGCAGATTGCCCAGCACTACCAAGAGTTCTCCAAGGATAACTATGGACCAGGCTATTTCCCCAACCAGGAGGATCTTAATCCAACAGAGGCCATCGTGCGCAACGAGGTGAGCCCGATCTACACCACTCTGGCCACCACAACTCCATCAACCACAACGACGACCACGACCACTACAACCACTGAGGCTCCATTGACCACCACAACACGCCGCTCGCCATTCGTGAGGAGAAACTATCCACGTCTGCGTACGACCACAACCACAGAGACACCAGCCACCTCCACCACGCCCTCTGAGGAGAGGCCATCG ATCCGTTCCCGTCTGCCACCCCGTCGAGTGGTTAAGGTGCGTCAGCGACAGCGTCGCCCTGCTCATCCTGCATCCTCGTCGACAGTGGCGCCCGAGGAGGAATCTGAACCGGTCACCCAGAAGAGCCATCTCCGCAAGCTGAGTCGCTACAACAACCAGGAGACGAGGGAAAAGGAGGCTACAGTG GCACCCATCACCCATCGTCGTCGTTACAAGCAACCCTTCCAACTGGAAGGCCAGGAATCCCAGTGGTCGCCATCCTCGGAAACAGCCAACAGCAACTCAAACTCGAACAGCTTCAAGCCACTGAGTCCCAAGTACAAAACGGAAACCCATAACTTTGAGAGTGAGCCGGAGATTGTGACCGCAGGACCCACCAATCAGCCAGAGACCTTCGATGTCAACGTGGCTGCTGATCTTGGTGGATCAGCGATACAGCGCACCACCATCATGGCACCCAATCTGAA GCCAGAGAAATCTTTTGCCGAGCTCTTGGAGGAAGTGATGGGCAAGGCACCCGAGGAATCAACCACTGAAACCACCAGCACCACTTTTAGTCGCCTAAACAGACGTGGCAAGTGGCAGAAGAAGAACCGCTTATCTGGCTCGGATAACTCCGAGAACTTCGAGACGGCTGAGTCCCAGAATCTGGGACCTCAGCTCTACAATGCTCTCCAAGCAGCCAGCGAAAAGGTGGAACTACCCAAGACCACCACTCCATTAACGCCCACCACCGAGCTCCAGACAGAGTCTTCGGTTGCGACCACCACAGTGGCATCCCCCACAACGCCCGAGGAGTACGAGGTGACCACTGCCCTGGACATTGAGGAGGCCACCATTACCTCCACACTTCCTTTGAGCGAGGAGAGTGCCACGCGTCGCATGGACACGGCAGCGGATGTGGACGATCTGGAGGTGCAGCCAAGCATCTTCTCCGAGGTGAAGAAGCAGCTGCACGATCTGTTTGCCATAGAGGAAAGTGAAGGAGAAGCAGTTACCGCCGCCCTAGCTGCCGTGGGCAAACGTCGCCAGGAGTACACAAGCATCCTTCGCACCAGTCCAGCGACTCCGCCGGAAACAACGACTCTAGCGCCAACGGATGAAGCCACCACCACGGAAGCCACCGTGGCGGAGAGCAAAAGGGACAGCTTCCACAAGGATCTAATGGAGCATGTGGTGTACGCCACGTCTACGTCGACCAAAGTCACCTCCGAAACGGAGATCTGCTACCGCGGACGTTGCATCCGTTCCGAGGATCTGCCCGCCAACCACAAGCTGCAGTGA